A genome region from Nocardia sp. NBC_01730 includes the following:
- a CDS encoding PepSY-associated TM helix domain-containing protein, whose product MRRTLIVSHRWSSLVLGLVLVIQSTSGAVLLYHAELFRASHPSFYQHTDTPPVVTTEQAVDLVRTADPDFDVGWVGSDGGVIAVGDRDRTAAYSVDPGTGRINEHASITDGALGLLQNLHNCAFGCFRYAGAVPAVNGHVPILGFTWAALILSTVGLLLVLLAVSGAIIWWPSVQRLRHGFRVRTRKGRFARDRDLHNVIGIVSVPFLLMWGITGAAFEFPAVERAWLAITGGEPVTALPQDSFIPRQAPPETRTISITEASDLALHQVPGRLAYLMLPTESTNYYRAAIAAADAYSPYENRAFYSGDVFVYINANDPTDTMTVDSSQARPLANSFYDQVFQAAHFGWLVNSWWRLIWLLFGLTPLALAVTGLSTWLVKRATQHRRRAAQPRGGPPFGSVDASGRTESSSDNA is encoded by the coding sequence GTGCGCCGGACGCTGATCGTTTCTCACCGCTGGTCGTCGCTGGTTCTCGGGCTCGTGTTGGTGATCCAGTCGACCTCAGGAGCGGTCCTGCTGTATCACGCGGAACTGTTCCGTGCGAGCCACCCGTCGTTCTACCAGCACACCGACACCCCGCCGGTCGTGACGACCGAGCAGGCAGTGGACCTGGTGCGAACCGCCGACCCTGACTTCGACGTCGGCTGGGTCGGTTCGGACGGCGGCGTGATCGCCGTCGGCGACCGCGACCGTACCGCGGCCTACTCGGTGGACCCCGGTACCGGACGAATCAACGAACACGCGAGTATCACCGACGGCGCACTCGGCTTGCTACAAAACCTGCACAACTGCGCCTTCGGCTGCTTCCGCTACGCGGGTGCCGTGCCTGCTGTCAACGGACACGTACCGATTCTCGGCTTCACCTGGGCGGCGCTGATTCTCAGCACTGTGGGTCTACTTCTGGTGTTGCTCGCGGTGTCGGGCGCCATCATATGGTGGCCGTCCGTGCAGCGTTTGCGCCACGGCTTCCGGGTACGAACCAGAAAGGGCCGCTTCGCCCGTGACCGCGACCTGCACAACGTCATCGGCATCGTCAGCGTCCCTTTCCTGCTCATGTGGGGAATCACCGGCGCCGCTTTCGAATTTCCCGCGGTGGAACGAGCTTGGCTGGCCATAACGGGCGGCGAGCCCGTCACCGCATTGCCACAAGACAGCTTCATCCCCAGGCAAGCACCCCCCGAGACCCGGACGATCTCCATCACCGAAGCCTCCGACCTCGCCCTCCATCAAGTCCCCGGCCGACTCGCCTACCTCATGCTTCCCACCGAATCCACCAACTACTACCGCGCCGCCATCGCGGCCGCCGACGCCTACTCCCCCTACGAAAATCGAGCCTTCTACAGCGGCGACGTCTTCGTCTACATCAACGCCAACGACCCCACGGACACGATGACCGTCGACTCCAGCCAGGCGCGGCCGCTCGCCAACAGCTTCTACGACCAGGTCTTCCAAGCTGCTCACTTCGGCTGGCTGGTCAACAGCTGGTGGCGCCTGATCTGGCTCCTCTTCGGCCTCACCCCACTGGCCCTCGCCGTCACCGGCCTCTCCACCTGGCTTGTCAAGCGCGCTACCCAGCACCGCAGACGAGCCGCCCAGCCGCGCGGCGGCCCACCATTCGGCTCGGTAGACGCTTCGGGGCGCACCGAATCGAGCAGCGACAACGCATAA
- the ltnD gene encoding L-threonate dehydrogenase — translation MAPNTQQGWAMDDQHRPAEDRSARPRVGVVGLGAMGLGMARSLRNAGYDVGVHDLRSEVAEAFAHDGGTAFASALDLAATVDVLVGVVVNAAQVESVLFADGVADKLGPGAVFVMCSTVAPGWSAELEGRLAEKGVLYLDAPISGGAARAATGELTMMTSGSTAAYAVADPVLEAMSSRVYRLGDHAGLGSQVKIVNQLLAGVHIAAAAEAMALGIQAGVPAEALYEVITHSAGNSWMFENRMAHVLAGDFTPLSAVDIFVKDLGIVLESARPQQFPLPLAETAHAMFRQASASGLGAEDDSAVIKIFPGIELPKRAEV, via the coding sequence ATCGCACCGAACACACAACAAGGATGGGCGATGGACGACCAGCACAGACCGGCAGAGGACAGGTCCGCGCGGCCGCGCGTGGGCGTGGTCGGGCTCGGAGCCATGGGGCTCGGCATGGCCCGCAGCCTGCGGAACGCCGGGTACGACGTCGGCGTCCACGACCTGCGATCGGAGGTGGCCGAGGCCTTCGCCCACGACGGCGGGACAGCATTCGCTTCCGCCCTGGACCTGGCTGCCACGGTGGATGTCCTGGTCGGTGTGGTAGTCAACGCGGCTCAGGTCGAATCAGTCCTGTTCGCTGACGGGGTGGCAGACAAGCTCGGGCCGGGCGCTGTCTTCGTGATGTGCTCCACGGTCGCCCCCGGCTGGTCCGCCGAACTCGAAGGGCGCCTGGCCGAAAAGGGTGTGCTCTACCTTGATGCACCCATCTCTGGTGGTGCCGCGCGCGCCGCGACCGGCGAGCTCACCATGATGACGTCGGGCTCCACCGCGGCATACGCGGTCGCCGACCCGGTGCTCGAGGCCATGAGCAGCAGGGTCTACCGCCTTGGCGACCACGCCGGACTCGGCTCGCAGGTCAAGATCGTGAACCAGCTGCTGGCGGGCGTGCACATCGCCGCGGCGGCCGAGGCGATGGCTCTTGGCATTCAGGCAGGCGTACCGGCCGAGGCGCTCTACGAGGTCATCACGCACAGCGCAGGCAACTCGTGGATGTTCGAGAATCGCATGGCCCATGTGCTGGCCGGCGACTTCACTCCGCTGTCCGCGGTCGACATCTTCGTCAAAGACCTGGGCATCGTGCTCGAGTCCGCACGGCCGCAACAGTTCCCGCTCCCGCTCGCCGAAACGGCGCATGCGATGTTCCGCCAGGCATCTGCCTCCGGTCTGGGAGCCGAGGACGACAGCGCGGTCATCAAGATCTTCCCGGGCATCGAGCTGCCCAAGCGGGCCGAGGTCTGA
- the otnK gene encoding 3-oxo-tetronate kinase: MGIRLGCIADDHTGATDLANNLVRAGMRVIQLIGVPPADAKREIDADAVVIALKSRTIPAADAVAAALRALAWLRSAGADQIYFKYCSTFDSTPEGNIGPVTEALMEAVGADFTIATPAFPDNGRTVFKGHLFVGDVLLSESSMRQHPLTPMTDSNLVSVLGAQTTRAVGLIDYTVVADGAKAIRSRIDALIREGVAVAVIDALSNDDLVHLAAAVRGMPLVTAGSGLAIGLPANWGFAPSRAATQLPPPHGRRAIVSGSVSAATNRQVYEHLRSGRPAFSVDPLRVAAGTDVVGQALAFAEAHLADGPILVYSTESPQVVRDVQGRLGAAEAGELVERTLARVAQGLVEQGVRQLVVAGGETSGAVVQALGITGLRIGPQIDPGVPWCAATLPDGDALHITLKSGNFGGAEFFTTAFALLDQEAAA, encoded by the coding sequence ATGGGAATCCGACTCGGCTGCATCGCCGACGATCACACCGGCGCCACGGACCTGGCCAACAATCTGGTGCGCGCAGGTATGCGCGTGATCCAGCTGATCGGGGTGCCACCCGCTGACGCGAAGCGAGAGATCGACGCCGACGCCGTGGTCATCGCGCTCAAATCGCGCACGATCCCGGCCGCCGACGCCGTCGCCGCCGCACTCCGGGCACTCGCCTGGTTGCGGTCCGCGGGTGCCGACCAGATCTACTTCAAGTACTGCTCCACTTTCGACTCGACGCCGGAAGGGAACATCGGTCCGGTGACCGAGGCCCTGATGGAGGCGGTGGGCGCCGACTTCACCATCGCTACCCCGGCGTTCCCCGACAATGGGCGAACAGTCTTCAAAGGCCATCTGTTCGTCGGCGATGTGCTGCTCAGCGAGAGCAGCATGCGCCAGCACCCGCTCACACCGATGACCGACTCGAACTTGGTCTCGGTCCTCGGCGCGCAGACGACGCGAGCGGTCGGCCTCATCGACTACACGGTCGTCGCGGACGGCGCGAAGGCGATCCGGTCACGCATCGATGCCCTGATCAGGGAAGGCGTCGCGGTGGCGGTCATCGACGCCCTCTCCAACGACGACCTTGTGCACTTGGCCGCGGCGGTGCGGGGAATGCCGCTGGTGACCGCGGGCTCGGGTCTGGCGATCGGTCTGCCCGCGAACTGGGGGTTCGCACCGTCCAGGGCCGCTACCCAGCTGCCACCTCCGCACGGCCGCCGGGCCATCGTCTCCGGTTCGGTCTCCGCGGCGACGAACCGCCAGGTTTACGAGCACCTGCGCAGCGGGCGTCCCGCGTTCAGCGTGGACCCGTTGCGCGTCGCGGCCGGCACGGACGTCGTCGGTCAGGCATTGGCTTTCGCCGAGGCACACCTGGCGGACGGCCCCATCCTGGTCTACTCCACCGAGTCACCGCAGGTGGTCCGCGACGTCCAGGGCCGCCTCGGCGCTGCCGAGGCCGGTGAACTCGTGGAGCGGACCCTTGCCCGGGTCGCGCAGGGGCTCGTCGAGCAGGGCGTTCGCCAGCTCGTCGTCGCCGGTGGCGAAACCTCGGGGGCGGTGGTACAGGCCCTCGGCATCACCGGGCTTCGAATCGGACCGCAGATCGACCCCGGTGTGCCGTGGTGCGCGGCAACCCTTCCCGACGGGGACGCCCTCCACATCACGCTCAAATCCGGAAATTTCGGCGGTGCCGAGTTCTTCACCACCGCGTTCGCCTTGCTGGACCAGGAGGCTGCCGCATGA
- a CDS encoding class II aldolase/adducin family protein, whose translation MTTLSTVVDDARAEMVRVGTSLFARGYVHASAGNISGRVGDEYLITPTDAALGFLESDRLALVDADGEQIAGDRASKTLALHQRIYAADPAARFVVHTHSTHLVALTLSGVWNPDDVLPPLTPYYVMKVGHVPLIPYHRPGDPRVADLVTARIADRAARGTPIRAILLDRLGPVVWGPDAATAVAVLEELEETARLWLLTDRRPEPLHASAIDELRSTFDAAW comes from the coding sequence ATGACCACGCTCAGCACCGTGGTGGACGATGCGCGCGCGGAGATGGTCCGGGTAGGCACGAGCCTGTTCGCCCGCGGCTATGTCCACGCCAGCGCCGGCAACATCAGCGGCAGAGTCGGCGACGAATACCTGATCACCCCGACCGACGCCGCTCTCGGCTTCCTCGAATCCGACCGGCTCGCGCTGGTCGACGCGGATGGCGAGCAGATCGCCGGGGACCGCGCCAGCAAGACGCTGGCCCTGCATCAGCGTATCTATGCCGCCGACCCCGCAGCCCGTTTCGTCGTCCACACCCATTCGACACACCTGGTCGCGCTCACCCTCTCTGGCGTGTGGAACCCCGACGACGTGCTCCCACCCCTCACGCCCTACTACGTGATGAAGGTCGGACACGTCCCGCTCATCCCCTACCACCGGCCCGGCGACCCGCGCGTGGCCGACCTCGTGACCGCTCGGATCGCCGACCGTGCGGCACGAGGGACGCCGATCAGAGCCATTCTGCTGGACCGGCTCGGCCCTGTGGTCTGGGGTCCCGACGCGGCCACCGCCGTCGCCGTCCTCGAGGAACTCGAGGAGACCGCACGCCTGTGGCTGCTGACCGACCGTCGCCCCGAGCCACTGCACGCCTCGGCCATCGACGAGCTGAGGTCCACCTTCGACGCCGCCTGGTGA
- a CDS encoding MFS transporter, producing MSLPITTTETPDLAREDAVFRKVVRRIVPFLILCYVVSYLDRVNVGFAKLQMSDDLGFSEAAFGLGAGLFFIGYFLFEVPSNLLLQRIGARVWIARIMISWGLVSALFVFVTNETMFYVLRFLLGAAEAGFYPGVILYCTYWFPSHRRARVIAMFMSAIPVAGIFGNPLSGWIIDRFQGVHGWQGWQWMFLLEALPAVVVGVITLLYLDNSVRSAKWLTDEEKSIVERAVAADAAHQTVHGRVWDAFREPKVWLMSVIYFCFVMGQYALTFWMPTFVKSTGIKGGLAVGVLSAVPFLAALVAMNLFSRSADKRRERRWHLVIPSLMGAVGFTLAASWTGSTTLSLVALAIAAAGVLTCAPLFWSLPTGFLGGAAAAAGIAAINSVGNLAGFVSPYMIGALKDATGSTSIPMYVLAFALVIGAGAVLTTKKQAVNR from the coding sequence ATGTCCCTGCCCATCACGACGACCGAGACGCCCGACCTCGCCCGCGAGGACGCCGTCTTCCGCAAGGTCGTGCGCCGCATCGTTCCATTCCTCATCCTTTGCTACGTCGTGTCCTACCTGGACCGGGTCAATGTCGGCTTCGCGAAACTGCAGATGTCCGACGACCTCGGGTTCAGTGAGGCGGCGTTCGGTCTCGGTGCCGGCCTGTTCTTCATCGGGTACTTCCTCTTCGAGGTCCCCTCGAATCTGCTGCTGCAACGCATCGGCGCCCGCGTCTGGATAGCCCGGATCATGATCAGCTGGGGCCTGGTCTCCGCGTTGTTCGTATTCGTCACCAACGAGACGATGTTCTACGTGCTCAGGTTCCTCCTCGGCGCCGCCGAGGCGGGGTTTTATCCGGGGGTGATCCTCTACTGCACCTACTGGTTCCCGTCCCACCGTCGGGCCAGGGTGATCGCGATGTTCATGTCCGCCATCCCGGTGGCCGGCATCTTCGGCAACCCGCTCTCCGGCTGGATCATCGATCGGTTCCAAGGTGTGCACGGCTGGCAGGGCTGGCAGTGGATGTTCCTGCTCGAGGCGCTGCCCGCGGTGGTCGTCGGCGTGATCACGCTGCTGTACCTCGACAACAGTGTGCGGAGTGCGAAGTGGCTCACCGACGAGGAGAAGTCGATCGTCGAGCGGGCGGTCGCCGCCGATGCCGCGCACCAGACGGTGCACGGCCGGGTGTGGGACGCATTCCGCGAACCCAAGGTATGGCTGATGAGCGTCATCTACTTCTGCTTCGTGATGGGCCAGTACGCCCTGACTTTCTGGATGCCCACCTTCGTCAAGTCCACCGGGATCAAGGGTGGCCTCGCGGTCGGGGTGCTCAGCGCCGTGCCGTTCCTGGCCGCACTCGTCGCGATGAACCTGTTCAGCCGTTCGGCCGACAAGCGCCGCGAGCGCCGCTGGCATCTGGTCATCCCATCACTCATGGGGGCCGTCGGTTTCACGCTCGCGGCAAGCTGGACCGGGTCGACCACGCTGTCGCTCGTCGCGCTGGCCATCGCCGCCGCCGGGGTGCTCACCTGCGCGCCGCTGTTCTGGTCGCTGCCCACCGGATTCCTGGGCGGCGCGGCGGCCGCGGCAGGCATCGCCGCGATCAATTCGGTGGGCAACCTGGCAGGCTTCGTCAGCCCCTACATGATCGGCGCACTCAAAGACGCCACCGGCTCGACGTCGATCCCGATGTACGTCCTGGCGTTCGCCCTGGTCATCGGCGCCGGCGCAGTGCTCACCACCAAAAAGCAGGCCGTCAACCGCTGA
- the otnI gene encoding 2-oxo-tetronate isomerase: MPRFAANLSTMYTEHDFLDRFAAAAADGFEAVEYLFPYEYDATELRRRLDDHGLRQVLFNAPPGAWQAGDRGIAALPGREEQVRSGIDRALDYAAALGCPRVHVMAGLVPPNTTPAQVAEHRDAYLANLSWAAERAACRGVDILIEPINRRDMPGYFLTTQAEAHALLRDVGAANLKVQLDLYHCQIVEGDLTATLRRDIPTGGVGHLQVAGVPERHEPDHGELDIHHLFRVIDDLGFDGWIGCEYRPMAGTSEGLGWLDAYRGAHA; the protein is encoded by the coding sequence ATGCCGAGGTTCGCCGCGAACCTGTCCACGATGTACACCGAACACGATTTTCTCGACCGCTTCGCCGCAGCGGCCGCGGACGGATTCGAGGCCGTCGAGTACCTCTTTCCGTACGAATACGATGCCACCGAGCTGCGCCGCCGACTCGACGACCACGGACTGCGACAGGTGCTCTTCAACGCGCCGCCCGGGGCATGGCAAGCCGGCGACCGCGGGATCGCGGCTCTACCCGGGCGCGAGGAGCAAGTGCGCTCCGGGATCGACCGGGCACTGGATTATGCCGCCGCACTGGGCTGCCCGCGGGTACATGTCATGGCCGGGCTGGTCCCGCCGAACACCACTCCGGCGCAGGTGGCCGAGCACCGTGACGCCTACCTGGCCAACCTCAGCTGGGCGGCGGAGCGGGCAGCCTGCAGGGGGGTCGATATCCTGATCGAACCGATCAACCGCCGCGACATGCCGGGTTATTTCCTGACCACGCAGGCCGAGGCCCACGCTCTGCTGCGTGACGTGGGAGCGGCGAATCTGAAGGTGCAGCTCGACCTGTACCACTGCCAGATCGTCGAGGGCGACCTCACCGCGACCCTACGCCGAGACATACCGACCGGCGGGGTCGGTCATCTGCAAGTCGCGGGTGTACCCGAGCGCCACGAGCCGGACCACGGTGAGCTCGACATCCACCACCTATTCCGCGTCATCGACGACCTGGGCTTCGACGGGTGGATCGGCTGTGAGTACCGGCCCATGGCCGGAACGAGCGAGGGGCTCGGCTGGCTGGACGCATACCGAGGAGCACACGCATGA
- the denD gene encoding D-erythronate dehydrogenase, translating to MRIVITGGFGFLGRQVAAALLDRRTFRGAPIERLVLADRFVPPDSSVATDPLVDIVRGDLIDGLAELFAEPVDAVIHLASAVSAECEADFDLGMSANLDTTRALLEAARAQSDAGGRTPRVVFSSSVAVYGSDPVSPLPPAVSEATLPAPRSSYGTQKFVCELLIADYTRRGFIDGRVARLMTVSVRPGKPNAAASGFLSGIVREPLAGLQAICPVDPGLRVALASPRRTVEGILRVAEVERGTGPGRLDGAGPVNLPALTVSVADMLATLRRVAGDTVADLVAIAPDPEMEALVGSWPAVFDNARAAALGLEADPDFESLVRDYLADNAEAIAYSLAAAPDGAPID from the coding sequence ATGAGGATCGTCATCACGGGCGGCTTCGGCTTCCTCGGCCGGCAAGTCGCCGCCGCGCTCCTCGACCGGCGGACATTCCGCGGTGCCCCGATCGAGCGCCTGGTGCTCGCCGACCGATTCGTACCGCCCGACTCGTCGGTGGCGACCGATCCCCTCGTGGACATCGTCCGGGGCGATCTGATCGATGGCCTGGCGGAGCTGTTCGCCGAGCCGGTGGATGCGGTGATCCATCTGGCCTCTGCCGTCTCGGCCGAGTGCGAGGCCGACTTCGACCTCGGCATGAGCGCCAACCTGGATACGACGCGCGCGCTGCTCGAGGCCGCTCGGGCACAGTCGGATGCCGGAGGACGGACGCCGAGGGTCGTGTTCTCCAGCAGTGTCGCCGTCTACGGGTCCGACCCGGTGTCGCCGCTACCGCCAGCAGTCAGTGAAGCGACCTTGCCTGCGCCGCGGTCGAGCTACGGAACGCAGAAATTTGTCTGCGAGCTGCTGATCGCGGACTACACCCGCCGCGGCTTCATCGACGGACGCGTCGCCCGGCTGATGACCGTGTCGGTGCGGCCGGGCAAGCCGAATGCGGCGGCCTCCGGCTTTCTGTCCGGCATCGTCCGGGAGCCGCTCGCGGGCCTCCAGGCGATCTGCCCCGTCGATCCGGGTCTGCGAGTGGCCTTGGCCTCTCCGCGGCGGACGGTCGAGGGAATCCTGCGCGTCGCGGAAGTCGAACGCGGCACCGGGCCGGGCCGGCTCGACGGCGCTGGGCCGGTCAACCTTCCGGCGCTCACGGTCTCGGTCGCCGACATGCTGGCCACGCTGCGGAGGGTGGCCGGCGATACCGTCGCCGACCTGGTGGCAATCGCGCCTGATCCTGAGATGGAGGCACTCGTCGGTTCGTGGCCCGCGGTCTTCGACAACGCGCGCGCCGCCGCGCTCGGGCTGGAGGCCGACCCGGACTTCGAGTCGCTGGTACGGGATTATCTCGCCGACAATGCCGAGGCGATCGCGTATTCCCTTGCGGCAGCGCCCGACGGAGCGCCGATAGACTGA
- a CDS encoding FadR/GntR family transcriptional regulator: MLSKVRGPVRLADRVAAMLSEEIVSGQLAEGDRLPTEVELVKQLGVSRTVVREAVSRLRNAGLVEPRQGLGVFVTSRRTRPLDLAAEAADTKSKVLQIVEVRRALEAEAAGLAATRATPGTVARIRQALDAIDAAVRAGGDGVDEDLAFHRAIAESTGNAVMASTVRYLGDLMHGGIRVTRANEARRADFIAAVRQEHHAILAAIEAADAAAARAAARRHMKHAAARLQDADDRFWTETDELDVDLDTAP, encoded by the coding sequence ATGCTTTCCAAGGTGCGCGGCCCGGTCCGGCTCGCGGATCGGGTTGCCGCGATGCTCTCCGAGGAGATCGTTTCGGGGCAGCTCGCCGAGGGCGACCGGCTACCGACCGAGGTGGAGCTGGTCAAACAGTTGGGGGTCAGTCGCACAGTGGTGCGCGAGGCTGTGTCGCGGCTGCGTAACGCGGGGCTGGTCGAGCCGCGCCAAGGTCTCGGCGTGTTCGTCACGTCGCGGCGCACCCGTCCGCTGGACTTGGCGGCCGAGGCCGCCGACACAAAGTCGAAGGTTTTGCAGATCGTCGAGGTTCGCCGCGCGTTGGAGGCCGAGGCCGCCGGTCTCGCGGCCACCCGAGCCACACCCGGTACTGTTGCCCGGATCCGTCAGGCGCTGGACGCGATCGACGCGGCGGTCAGGGCAGGCGGTGACGGCGTGGACGAGGATCTCGCATTCCACCGCGCTATTGCCGAGTCGACCGGGAACGCGGTGATGGCTTCGACGGTGCGGTACCTGGGCGACCTGATGCACGGCGGTATCCGCGTGACACGCGCGAACGAGGCGCGGCGGGCCGATTTCATCGCTGCCGTCCGGCAGGAGCATCACGCCATCCTGGCCGCCATCGAGGCCGCAGACGCTGCGGCCGCACGGGCCGCCGCGCGCCGCCATATGAAGCATGCCGCCGCCCGGCTCCAGGATGCGGATGATCGGTTCTGGACCGAAACCGATGAGCTCGACGTAGATCTCGACACCGCTCCCTGA